ATAGCGATAACTTACAACACTATCGGATTGCCGAGCAAAATGGGCTAAAAGCCGTACTCGACATCTTCCCGATAGCCGAAGGTCATGTGCTGATTCTAAGCCGTAGCCACGCCTCTCATCTTGAGCAACTCTCTGCCGAAGAACACGCAGAGCTGTTTCAGTTTGCGCATCAAATCGGCAAGAAGATGTTTGAAGTGCTGGATGACGTGAGTGATTACACACTGGTGGTCAATAATGGCCGCGACGCTGGGCAACACATACCGCACGTACACATTCACCTGATCCCTCGCCGCAAAGGCGATAGCCTCCGCTTTTATTGGCGCTTAATGACTCGATTTATCAATCCAATCAGCCCATTGAGCACCAAAACGCGTCTCGCGCAAATGCATCTACGCTGGATTAACGCAGGGTAAGAGTTTGGCTGTGTAAGAAACGCGAGCAAGCGGCAAAGCTCCCCGTTTATGGGTTTTTGAGCCGAGGCTCTTGCCGCGTTTTTTTACGCCTTCTAACAGAATCGTTTTGTTTCAGTTTGGTTATTGATTCAGCATCATCTCAAAACCATGAGTGTGATTAATTAGTAGGGGAAAAAGCTATTGATATCAGAGTCCAGTAATTGTTGGAGTTGATTCAATCCGTCTCTCAAGCGGGCTTCATTGCCGATTGACATCAAAGATAATCGAACGTGCGGAGTACTACCATTATTCGCGCAAAAGTAGCTACCACTTGTCACGATCACATTACGATTTTTGGCTTCCATCGCAAACCGGTCAGGTTGCCAATGATCAGGTAGCGGCAGCCAAATATGATACCCCGAAGCCGTAAAGTCTAGGGAAGTAAAAATTTC
This Vibrio navarrensis DNA region includes the following protein-coding sequences:
- a CDS encoding HIT family protein → MPSSDECIICAINSDNLQHYRIAEQNGLKAVLDIFPIAEGHVLILSRSHASHLEQLSAEEHAELFQFAHQIGKKMFEVLDDVSDYTLVVNNGRDAGQHIPHVHIHLIPRRKGDSLRFYWRLMTRFINPISPLSTKTRLAQMHLRWINAG